Part of the Sphingobium lignivorans genome is shown below.
CTGAGGGATCTGGCTTCGCTCGTGCTCGACAAGCTGGAACTGCGCCGGCTGGAAGTCTCCGCCACCAGTATCCCCCCGCGTCTCGAAGCGAGCGCGGCGATATCCCCCAACGCGGTGATCTGCTTCGATCCCGAGTCGCGCATCACCGCCTGGAACGAGGCCGCGGCCACGATGTTCGGCTACCAGGCGGCCGAGATTGACGGCCGCCCGCTCGATCTGCTGGTCGCGGAAGATGAGCGCGCCATGGTGCATAAAGGCGTCGACCTGATCCTGGCCGGCGCCCCGCCCAGCAATGTCGGCACGGACCTGACCGCCGTGCGCGCCAATGGCGATCGCTTCCCGGTCGAGTTGTACTGGTCGCGCTGGTATGAGGGCGACCGGATGCATTTCGGGGCCATCGTGCGCGACATGACCGACCAGCGGCGCGAGCGCGATGCGCTTTATCACCTCGCCAATTTCGACACGCTGACCGGCCTGCCCAACCGCAACCTGCTGCACCAGCGCGCCGCCGAGGCGATCCGGCGCGCCAGCGGCGCCGCGCTGATCCTCACGGATCTCGATGGCTTCAAGGACGTCAATGACACGCTTGGCCATGGCGCAGGTGACGCGGTGCTGCAGGTCGTGACCCAGCGCCTGCTCGGCCTCGTGCCACCCGGCAGCACCGCCGCGCGCGTGGGCGGGGACGCCTTCGCCGTGCTGCTGGTGGAGGATTGCGATCCGCTGCGCCTCGCCCGGCTGGCGCGGGAGATCGGCGCCGCGATCGCCGAGCCCATCGTCGTGGAAGGGCATGAAGTGCGCATCGCCGCCAGCTCAGGGCTCGCCGTCGCGCCAGACCATGGCGAGACGGTCGAGGAACTGACGAGCAGTGCCGATCTGGCGCTGTTCCAGGCCAAGAGTGGGGGCCGCGGCCGCGCCTGCCTGTTCATTCCCGCCCTGCGCGCGGAAGCCGTGGCGCGCAGGCGCTATGAGGCCGAGCTGCACCGCGCCGTCGAGCGCAGCGAATTCGTATTGTTTTACCAGCCGCAGATCCGCCTGGGCGACGGCGCGCTGGCCGGGGCGGAGGCCCTGATCCGCTGGAAGCATCCGGAACGCGGCCTGCTCGCGCCCGCCGCCTTCCTGCCCGCGCTCGAGAGCGGGGCGCTGGCCGCGCGGGTCGGCAGCTGGATCCTGCGGACCGCCTGCGCGCAGGCGGCGTCATGGCGCTGCGATCAGCCGGACTTCAAGATCAGCGTCAATCTCTTTGCCGAGCAGTTCCGCACCGGCAGTCTCGTGCAGGACGTGCATGAGGCACTGACCGCCAACGACCTGCCGGCCGAAGCGCTGGAGCTGGAGATCACCGAGAACATCATTCTCGACCAGCAGGAGGTGGTGCTGCGGCAACTGCGCGAGTTGCGCAAGCTGGGCGTCGCGCTGTCCTTCGACGATTTCGGCACCGGCTTCGCGTCGCTCAACATGCTGCGCACCTGCCCGGTCACGCATCTCAAGATCGACAAGAGCTTCACGCAGAGCATCCACCGCTCGCAGCAGGATCAGGCCATCGTCCTCTCCATCCTCGACCTCGCGCAGAAGCTGGGGCTGGAAGTGGTGGCGGAAGGCGTGGAGAAGAAGGCGGATGCCAGGTTCCTGCGGGAGCATGGCTGCACCAAGGGGCAGGGCTATCATTTCGGCCGGCCGGTCCCCGCCGCGGTGTTCGGCGAACTGTTCTGGCCCGAGCAGCGCACCGCCTGAAGCCGATGCCGTTCAGGCCCCAAGGCTGGGCTGCGAGCGCTTGCCGATTCGACGATGTGAGGGTGAGGAAGCTGGATGCCCGACGAGGATTCGAACCTCGATTGACGGAGTCAGAGTCCGTAGTCTTACCTTTAGACGATCGGGCAACAGGCGGCGGGCTCTAGGCCGCTGAAATCCCCGCGTCAAGGTTTTTGGGGTGCGAAAGTCCAGCAGCGCTTGCACGGACGAAGCCGCAAAAATCCCGATCGCCCGGGCGTGGATAGCGCCCTGACGCGGCCGTGCTTGCGCCGCGCGCCGCGCGCGTCTAGCGTCTGCCTCAAGTCCCGGCGCCAGCGCGCCGGCGGGAAGGTACGGCGGTCATGGCACAGAAGGCCACATCCGTGCCGCGCACGGGTTCCTGGTCGAGGCCGCCGGGTCCGCCCAGCGGCAAGGACAGCAGCGGCGACGCGATGTCGCGAATCATGCCGCGCGGCAATCTCGCCGCGCTCGACCTTGGCACCAACAATTGCCGCCTGCTGATCGCCCGGCCCGAGGGCGACCGATTCGTCGTGGTCGACGCCTTCTCGCGGATCGTGCGGCTGGGCGAAGGGCTGGGCGCCACCGGCCGGCTCTCCGACGCCGCGATCGACCGCACGATCTCCGCCCTCTCGGTGTGCGCGGACAAGCTGCGCCGGCGCCGTGTCGTGCTGGCGCGCTCCGTCGCGACGGAAGCCTGCCGTCAGGCGGCCAATGGCGCGGAATTCGTGGCGCGCGTCGCGGCCGAGACCGGCATCATGCTGGACATCATTTCCGCACAGGAGGAAGCGCGGCTCGCGGTGCTGGGCTGCCAGTCCCTGCTCGAATCGGGCGAGGGGCCGGCGATGATCTTCGATATCGGCGGCGGCTCGACGGAGCTGGTGCTGCTGGAGGACGGTCCGGACGGTCCCCGCATCGTCGACTGGCTGAGCGCGCCGCTCGGCGTGGTCTCGCTGGCCGAGGCTGTGCCCGGCCATGTCAGCGATCCGGCCGAGCGTGCCGCCGCTTACGGCCGGATGACCGCGCTGATGCGGGAGGCATTCGCCGGGTTCGCCGCGCGTCTGCCGAAAGACCGGCCGGTGCGGCTGCTCGGCACGTCAGGCACCGTCACGACGCTGGCGAGCGTGCATCTCGGCCTGCCGCGCTATGACCGCCAGGCGGTGGACGGGCTGGTCGTGCCGGCCGAGGCCATGCGCGACATCGCCCGGCGCCTCTCCGGCATGAGCATGGCCGAGCGGGTGGCGCTGCCCTGCATCGGCGAGGAGCGGGCCGATCTGGTCGTGGCAGGCTGCGCTATTCTGGAGAGCATCATGGACATCTGGCCCGCCGAACGGCTCGGCGTCGCCGATCGCGGCATTCGCGAAGGCATATTGCGGGCGCTGCTCGACAGCGGCTCGCGGCGGAAGCTCGGCTGATGGCGCGGGGAGACAAGCCCATCGGCACGCGGGTGCGCACCGCGCGCGGCCGCACCGCCCAATCCACGCGCTGGCTCTCCCGCCAGCTCAACGATCCCTATGTGAAGCGCGCCAAGGCGGAAGGCTATCGCAGCCGGGCGGCCTACAAGCTGATCGAGCTGGACGAGAAATTCGGCCTGCTGAAGGGCGTGCGCCATGTCGTGGACCTGGGCGTCGCGCCCGGCGGCTGGGCGCAAGTGGTGCGCAAGAAGGTGCCGCAGGCGGCCATCGTGGGCATCGATCTCCTGCCCGTCGAGCCGATCGCCGGCGTCACGCTGCTGCAGATGGACTTCATGGCGGACGAGGCGCCCGGGCGGCTGATCGCGGAGCTGGGCAGCGCGCCCGATCTCGTCATGTCGGACATGGCCGCGAACACGGTCGGCCACCAGCAGACCGATCATCTGCGCACCATGGGGCTGGTCGAGGCGGCAGCGGACTTCGCGATGCGGACCCTGAAGCCGGGCGGCGCCTTCGTCTCCAAGGTATTCGCCGGCGGCACGGACGATGCGCTGCTGCGTCAGCTCAAGGCTGCTTTCCGCACGGTCAAGCATGCCAAGCCGCCGTCGAGCCGCAAGGGGTCCGTCGAGTGGTTCGTCGTCGCGCAGGGCTTCAAGGGCCAGCCGCAAGGCAGCGCTCCGGCGGACGATCTCTCCGGGGAAAACTGACCGAAATCCGGACAGTCCGGACAGATCCGCCCCCGTGCGGCCGATTGCCCGGTGCCCGGCGGCGGGATAGACGATTGGCCATGATCCGCCGCACTTTCTCCATCCTGGCCGCCATCGCCGCCAGCCTCGCCGCCGGGGCGGCCGC
Proteins encoded:
- a CDS encoding putative bifunctional diguanylate cyclase/phosphodiesterase; the encoded protein is MRCPSQTEDEEGRLRALADYGLRPGVVLPSLDAIVEIAARMFDVPVAAVNMIGSDHVFLPASVGIGVCDDRREVSFCAHAINQDEVLVIEDALLDVRFHDNPLVRDGIIRFYAGVPLRTRSGHALGALCVIDSEPRAAFSRQDSARLRDLASLVLDKLELRRLEVSATSIPPRLEASAAISPNAVICFDPESRITAWNEAAATMFGYQAAEIDGRPLDLLVAEDERAMVHKGVDLILAGAPPSNVGTDLTAVRANGDRFPVELYWSRWYEGDRMHFGAIVRDMTDQRRERDALYHLANFDTLTGLPNRNLLHQRAAEAIRRASGAALILTDLDGFKDVNDTLGHGAGDAVLQVVTQRLLGLVPPGSTAARVGGDAFAVLLVEDCDPLRLARLAREIGAAIAEPIVVEGHEVRIAASSGLAVAPDHGETVEELTSSADLALFQAKSGGRGRACLFIPALRAEAVARRRYEAELHRAVERSEFVLFYQPQIRLGDGALAGAEALIRWKHPERGLLAPAAFLPALESGALAARVGSWILRTACAQAASWRCDQPDFKISVNLFAEQFRTGSLVQDVHEALTANDLPAEALELEITENIILDQQEVVLRQLRELRKLGVALSFDDFGTGFASLNMLRTCPVTHLKIDKSFTQSIHRSQQDQAIVLSILDLAQKLGLEVVAEGVEKKADARFLREHGCTKGQGYHFGRPVPAAVFGELFWPEQRTA
- a CDS encoding Ppx/GppA phosphatase family protein is translated as MAQKATSVPRTGSWSRPPGPPSGKDSSGDAMSRIMPRGNLAALDLGTNNCRLLIARPEGDRFVVVDAFSRIVRLGEGLGATGRLSDAAIDRTISALSVCADKLRRRRVVLARSVATEACRQAANGAEFVARVAAETGIMLDIISAQEEARLAVLGCQSLLESGEGPAMIFDIGGGSTELVLLEDGPDGPRIVDWLSAPLGVVSLAEAVPGHVSDPAERAAAYGRMTALMREAFAGFAARLPKDRPVRLLGTSGTVTTLASVHLGLPRYDRQAVDGLVVPAEAMRDIARRLSGMSMAERVALPCIGEERADLVVAGCAILESIMDIWPAERLGVADRGIREGILRALLDSGSRRKLG
- a CDS encoding RlmE family RNA methyltransferase, whose amino-acid sequence is MARGDKPIGTRVRTARGRTAQSTRWLSRQLNDPYVKRAKAEGYRSRAAYKLIELDEKFGLLKGVRHVVDLGVAPGGWAQVVRKKVPQAAIVGIDLLPVEPIAGVTLLQMDFMADEAPGRLIAELGSAPDLVMSDMAANTVGHQQTDHLRTMGLVEAAADFAMRTLKPGGAFVSKVFAGGTDDALLRQLKAAFRTVKHAKPPSSRKGSVEWFVVAQGFKGQPQGSAPADDLSGEN